The proteins below are encoded in one region of Flavobacterium sp. IMCC34852:
- the ppk1 gene encoding polyphosphate kinase 1 translates to MSTETSFRYIDREKSWLAFNARVLQEAADESVPLLERLRFIGIFSNNLDEFFRVRFAAVRRLSLSGVSGEKILGGISAQKLVKEITEIVIKQQAESLRVLHSIEKELVKQNIIIIDETEVSGEHENFVKDFFIQKVSPELVTIILNDLAEFPLLKDTSGYLAIKLVMKTELKAKMLGLVKPKPEIRYAIIEIPKNTNRIVELPVKDGKQYLMLLDDVIRYNLSSIFNIFDYESISAHMIKITRDAQLDIDSDMSKSMLEKIASSVKDRRIGEPVRFVYDQSIEKDTLNFFLNKLEIEKSDGIIPGGRYHNRRDYMNFPNLGRFDLLYQPKAPLPVDGLSLEGSILNRIAQKDYLINAPFQSFSYLIKFLREAALDPKVTTIKITLYRLAKNSQIISSLINAAKNGKKVTVQIELQARFDEASNISYAEQMQQEGIELIFGIKGLKVHSKICVIDRVEEGKVKRYGFISTGNFNETTAKIYTDLTLFTSHQQILKDVAKIFDFFDVNYRIHRYKHLIVSPHYTRSKFYKLIDREINNAIAGRPAYINLKMNSLSDYPIIDKLYEASNAGVKIKLQVRGICSLIPGVKGMSENIEAISIVDYLLEHTRSYIFCNDDNPEVFISSADFMTRNLDGRVEVTCPIYDEDIKKQIIDTFNVGWKGNVKARFHSEKFENKYRVRKEGEAIFRAQFETYNYYRDRLDFCELNSIKPSKK, encoded by the coding sequence ATGAGTACAGAAACAAGTTTTCGATACATAGATAGAGAAAAAAGTTGGCTAGCATTCAATGCCAGAGTTTTACAAGAAGCAGCTGATGAATCAGTTCCTTTACTAGAAAGACTAAGATTTATAGGTATTTTTTCTAATAATTTAGACGAATTTTTTCGCGTCAGATTTGCCGCCGTTCGTCGTTTAAGTTTGTCCGGAGTTTCCGGTGAAAAAATATTAGGCGGTATTTCGGCACAAAAGTTGGTTAAAGAAATCACCGAAATTGTAATCAAACAACAAGCGGAAAGCCTTCGTGTCCTTCACAGTATAGAAAAAGAATTGGTCAAACAAAATATCATTATTATTGATGAAACCGAAGTCTCCGGTGAGCATGAAAACTTTGTCAAAGATTTTTTTATCCAAAAAGTAAGCCCTGAATTGGTTACCATTATCTTAAATGATTTAGCCGAATTCCCTTTGTTAAAAGATACTTCCGGTTATTTGGCCATAAAATTGGTAATGAAAACAGAACTCAAAGCCAAAATGTTAGGACTAGTCAAGCCCAAGCCCGAAATAAGATATGCCATCATAGAAATTCCAAAGAATACCAATAGAATAGTTGAACTTCCCGTGAAAGACGGTAAGCAATATTTGATGCTTTTGGATGATGTTATTCGCTATAATTTGAGTAGTATCTTCAATATTTTTGACTACGAAAGTATCTCAGCGCACATGATTAAAATTACCCGTGACGCGCAGTTGGACATTGATAGTGACATGAGTAAAAGTATGCTCGAAAAGATTGCTTCTTCTGTAAAAGATCGAAGAATTGGCGAACCGGTGCGTTTTGTCTACGACCAATCTATTGAAAAAGATACGCTGAATTTCTTCCTTAACAAACTCGAAATTGAAAAATCAGACGGAATCATACCCGGTGGCAGATACCACAATCGCCGTGATTATATGAATTTTCCAAACCTCGGTAGATTTGATTTGTTATACCAACCCAAAGCACCGCTTCCTGTTGATGGACTGTCACTTGAAGGTAGTATTTTGAATAGAATTGCCCAAAAAGACTATCTTATTAATGCACCCTTTCAGTCATTTTCCTACTTGATTAAATTCTTAAGAGAAGCCGCTTTAGATCCCAAAGTGACCACCATAAAAATCACTTTATACCGCTTGGCTAAAAACTCGCAAATCATCAGTTCATTAATCAATGCCGCTAAAAACGGAAAGAAAGTTACGGTTCAAATTGAACTCCAAGCCCGATTCGATGAAGCCAGCAATATCTCTTATGCCGAACAAATGCAACAAGAAGGCATCGAGTTGATTTTTGGAATCAAAGGCTTAAAAGTACACAGCAAAATTTGTGTCATTGATAGAGTAGAAGAAGGAAAAGTAAAACGATACGGCTTTATTTCAACCGGAAATTTCAACGAAACGACGGCCAAAATTTATACCGATTTGACGTTGTTTACCAGTCACCAACAAATCCTGAAAGACGTGGCTAAAATCTTTGATTTCTTTGATGTTAATTATCGAATTCACCGTTACAAACACTTAATCGTATCGCCACATTACACGCGTTCTAAGTTTTACAAACTGATTGACCGTGAGATTAATAACGCCATTGCCGGTCGACCTGCTTACATTAATTTAAAAATGAACAGCCTTTCGGATTACCCGATTATTGACAAACTATACGAAGCCAGCAATGCCGGTGTGAAAATCAAATTGCAGGTTCGCGGTATTTGTTCGTTGATTCCCGGGGTAAAAGGCATGAGTGAAAATATTGAAGCGATTAGTATAGTAGATTATCTTTTGGAACACACGCGCTCCTATATTTTCTGCAATGATGACAATCCGGAAGTATTTATTTCTTCCGCCGATTTTATGACGAGAAACTTAGACGGTCGAGTAGAAGTGACTTGCCCGATTTACGATGAAGACATCAAAAAACAAATTATTGACACCTTTAATGTAGGCTGGAAAGGCAACGTGAAAGCCCGATTCCATTCTGAGAAATTTGAAAACAAATACAGAGTCAGAAAAGAAGGAGAAGCCATTTTCCGTGCCCAATTTGAAACCTATAATTATTATCGTGACCGATTAGATTTTTGTGAATTAAATTCAATAAAGCCCAGTAAAAAGTAG